Proteins found in one Candidatus Effluviviaceae Genus I sp. genomic segment:
- a CDS encoding cell division protein FtsW, whose translation MKGAVRCDRWLIWITAVLVLVGMLTVYTASAHIAERSFGGTNVFLRRNVLRAALGVIAMLAAYHVDYRAYRKHARKGIFFAIGLLALTLVFADPVRGMRGFWLMFQPSELAKLALVVYLADVLARRQDSLDDFFRGVVPWLAVALAVVGLVAVQPDYGSALGLVALISVMLFLGGVRLRHLLALVGASVIGVGFLVRHIGYISSRVAVWKPTFDLSLEGLDLRGAAYQIFQSLVALGSGSVVGLGVGASRQRAFIPDSHTDFAFSIWGEELGLVGTAGLVVVFVLLMVRGLRVAKRAPDLYGTLLAGGLTAMVTVYAAINIAVVTALIPTTGLPLPFVSYGGSSLIVNMAAVGILLNMSKRPLLDSGGRPVLVGAERRRSDAEGARRERP comes from the coding sequence GTGAAGGGCGCCGTGCGCTGCGACAGGTGGCTCATCTGGATCACCGCCGTGCTCGTGCTCGTCGGGATGCTCACGGTGTACACGGCGAGCGCGCACATCGCGGAGCGGAGCTTCGGCGGGACGAACGTGTTCCTCCGCCGGAACGTCCTCCGCGCGGCGCTCGGCGTGATCGCGATGCTGGCCGCGTACCACGTGGACTACCGCGCCTACCGGAAGCACGCCCGCAAGGGCATCTTCTTCGCGATCGGGCTGCTCGCGCTCACGCTCGTGTTCGCCGATCCGGTCCGCGGCATGCGCGGGTTCTGGCTCATGTTCCAGCCGAGCGAGCTCGCCAAGCTCGCGCTCGTCGTGTACCTCGCGGACGTGCTCGCGCGCCGGCAGGACTCACTGGACGACTTCTTCAGGGGCGTCGTCCCGTGGCTGGCCGTCGCGCTCGCCGTCGTGGGTCTCGTCGCGGTTCAGCCGGACTACGGAAGCGCGCTCGGGCTCGTCGCCCTCATCTCCGTCATGCTCTTCCTCGGGGGCGTCCGCCTGCGCCATCTCCTTGCGCTCGTCGGCGCATCCGTGATCGGCGTCGGGTTCCTCGTCCGTCACATCGGCTACATCTCCTCGCGCGTCGCCGTGTGGAAGCCGACGTTCGACCTCTCGCTCGAGGGGCTCGACCTCAGGGGCGCGGCGTACCAGATCTTCCAGTCGCTCGTGGCGCTGGGATCGGGCAGCGTCGTCGGGCTCGGCGTGGGGGCGAGCCGTCAGCGCGCCTTCATTCCGGACTCGCACACGGACTTCGCGTTCTCGATCTGGGGCGAGGAGCTGGGGCTCGTCGGCACGGCGGGGCTCGTCGTCGTGTTCGTCCTGCTCATGGTGCGCGGGCTGCGCGTGGCGAAGCGCGCGCCGGACCTCTACGGGACGCTCCTCGCGGGCGGGCTCACCGCCATGGTGACGGTGTACGCCGCCATCAACATCGCCGTCGTGACCGCGCTCATCCCGACCACGGGGCTTCCGCTCCCGTTCGTGAGCTACGGCGGGTCGTCGCTCATCGTGAACATGGCGGCCGTCGGCATCCTCCTCAACATGTCCAAGCGGCCGCTCCTGGACAGCGGCGGGCGGCCCGTCCTCGTCGGCGCCGAGCGGCGCCGGTCGGACGCGGAGGGGGCGCGAAGGGAGCGCCCGTGA